GGCGCATCGCGGTCGCCGGTGAAAACGGTCGTGTCCATGCCGCCGGAGAAATGCTTGCCGGTGGACGAGATCACGATCACCCGGGCGCGGGCATTGTTGTCGATGTCGTGGATGATTTCCGGCAGTTCGTTCCAGAACGCCTTGTTCATTGTGTTCAGCGCCTCGGGCCGGTTCATCCGGATGTGGGCGATCTTGTCTTCGATGGTGACTTCAAAGCACTCGTAAGCCATGCGTTCCTCCTGAGTTTGGAAGAACTGTAGCAGCCGGCCCCGGCACTGCCAGAGGTGACGGAAGGTCAGGCCGTAAAGCTCAGGCGGTGACGGCTTCGGCCCGGTTCGGCCGCATCAGCAGGCGGACAATGGCCTCATCGACACTGATCTCGCCTTCGATCACGGCGGCGACCGCATCGCAGATCGGCATTTCCACGCCGTGTTCTGCGGCCAGTTTCCGCAGGACAGGGGCTGTCGCCACGCCTTCGGTCACGGCGTTGCGCGCGTCCAGAATGCTTTGCAGCGACTCACCTTTGCCAAGCGCCATGCCGCAACTCATGTTGCGGCTGGTTTCCGAGGAGCAGGTCAGAACGAGGTCGCCGAGGCCGGACAGGCCCGCCAGGGTTTCCCGCTCTGCGCCGAGCTTCAGGGCCAGCCGGGTCATCTCCGCGCTGCCACGGGCAATCAGGGCGGCATGGGCCGAGCGGCCGAGCCCCTTGCCGAGGGCGATGCCGCAGGCGATGGCCAGTACGTTCTTCACCGCGCCGCCGATTTCGGCGCCCAGCAGGTCATGCGCGAGATAAGGCCGGAAGGTCGGGGTCGAGATGGCGGCGATCAATTCGGTGCCGAGGGCCTCGTCCTCGATGGCGAAGGTGACGGCCGTCGGCAGGCCCCGGGCGACATCAATGGCGAAGCTCGGGCCGGACATGACGGCCGGTACGGCGTCCGGCAGCTCGTCCTTCAGCACCTGCGTCATGAACTCGCCGGTCGCCAGCTCGATCCCCTTGGAACAGAGCACGACCGGCGTGCCGGGCTTCAGCGTGCCTTTCAGCGCCTTCAGCGTGGCGCGGGTGTGCTGGGCCGGGGCGACGGCAAACACCGCGTCCATGCCGGCAAGGTCCGCCAGGTCACTGGTCGCTTTCAGGGCCGGTTTCAGCGCGACGCCGGACAGAAAGGCGGTGTTCTCGTGCGCGGTGTTGATCGCCTCGGCGACGTCCGGCTCACGGCACCAGATCAGCACATCCTGGCCCTCACGGGTCAGCATTTGTGCGATGGCGGTGCCCCAGGCCCCGCCGCCAATCACGCCGAACTTCTTGAAATGCGTTGTCATGCCCGGAATTTGGGCGAAACCGTCATTCTGGGCAAGCCGCGGAAGTCACTGATGCGATCAGGCGAAGTCGAATGTGCCGGTTTCGCCTTCCACCATGATCTTCACGCTGCGGCCGACGGGGCTTGCATCCTCGCGCAGCACGGCGAGGGCCGCCGGGCTGGCATTGGCGAGGGCGCGGCGGCCATCCGGCAGGCGGGCGAAGATGATGCCCTTGTTCGGGCCTTCCTTGCCATGCGTGACCGTGAAGGTTTCGAGCTTGGCGACGCAGTCTTCTGAACACACATCAATTTCTTCGGCCGGGCGGGCATAGCGGGCGACGGGCGTGAACTCTGCCGGCCGGGCGGTCGAGTAGACGCCGACGGCTTCCTTGGTCATCCAGCCGCCATTGGCGAGGACGAGGCCGAAGGCCCCGGCATCGCCGCGCAGCTTTGCAACCATCTCCGCAATTCCGTGCAGGGAGTAATTGTTGCCCGGGCCACCGAAGAAGGGCAGGCCGCCGGTCAGCGTCAGCGGGCGCTTGTCGGTTTTCCAGTCGACGCCCAATGCCTGGGTCGACGAGAACACCGCGCAGGGGAAACAGGAATAGAGATCGAAATGCGCCATGTCGGCGGCCGTCTTGCCGGACTGGTCCAGCGCGCGGGAGATCGCGGCTTCCATGGCGAATGAGCCATCGAGCCGGGGGCGGACGGAGATGAAGTCATCCGAGCCTTCGCCCGCGCCGTGCAGGTAGACGCGCTTGCCTTCTGCAATGCCAAGCTCGTCGGCCTTGGACGAGCTCATCACGATGGCGGCGGCGCCCTGGTTTACAGCGTCTTGCGCAATGAACCATTTCAGGAACGGATCGGCATATTCGTAGTTCGCCTTGGACGGCGTCGACAGGAATTCGACGGAACGTTCCACCGGGAACTGGGAGTAGGGGTTCTTGGCGGCGACGGCCGTGAAGGGCTGGAACAGTTCTGCCATGGCTTTGCGATGCTCGCTGCGCGAGCGGCCTTCGCGGCCTGCGATGGCGTTTTCGAACATGGCGTAGAAATAGGCCGGGGCGACGATGCCGTGCTTGATCTCTTCGCGGCTCAGCATCATCGGGCCGGTGCCGCGATCTTCATACTCGGCGTCCGCCTCGTCCGCCCAGTTGATCTCCACGCCATTGCGGCGCGCGCCCTTGGAGGCGCGGTTGGCCTCAGAGCCGGAAATCAGCGCGCACTCGATTTCGCCTTCGAAGACTTTCGCGGCCATTTCATTGACGAGGGCCTGCGGGCTCTGACCGCCGACGGTTTCGTAGATCAGATTGGCGGGCGCCGCGCCGATGTCACGCGCCAGCGTGCCGGGCAGGTTCGTATTGTGCCCGTGCGGGTGAGGGGCGCCGCGCACCGAATCCTCGAAGATGCGAACCACGGCGAGCGTGTCGATCGCGCCCGCGATGCCCGCCGCGCCAGTGTCGTCCAGCGCCGCCTTGGACGCGTCCACCATCAGCGACAGCGGGGAAGGTGCCCCGGCTGGCCCGGCTGTGCCGTCCCACTGGCTGAGGCTTTGCCCCACGCCGACAAGAACAGGAAGATCCCCTTTGGCCATCGTTCGCTCCCGAATATCATTATGCCTGATCCCTGCTTATCGCGGGATCGGGCAGGATTCGAGACGGGACGCCGGGGAAACCCCTTAGGTCAATCCGGGCGCCGGTTTCAGGAGGCTTCCGCCGGCGCGCGTGACAGTGTGAATCCCTTGTAGCCGTTCGCTGCCACCTCATCGCAGACTTCGCGATAGACGCCGACGCCGCCCACATAGGGCATGAACACGCGCGGCTTGCCGGGAACATTGGCGCCGAGATACCAGGAATTGGCCTGGGGGTAGAGCGTGGTGTCGGCGATCTCGTTGACATGCGCCACCCATTCGGCCTCGGCCTCCGGGGTTGCCTCGACCACGGTCAGCTGGCGTTCGCCCATGTCGTGGATGCAGTCGGCAATCCAGTCCACATGCTGTTCGATGGAGACGATCATGTTGGACAGGACTGACGGGCTGCCAGGCCCGGTGATCATGAACATGTTCGGGAAGCCGGACACGGTGAGGCCCAGATAGGTGAGCGGGCCAGCCGCCCATTTGTCTTTCAGTTTCAGGCCGTCCCGCCCGCGAATGTCGATCCGGTCGAGGGCGCCGGTCATCGCGTCGAAGCCGATGGCGTAGATCAGCGTATCGAATTCATAGTCGCGCTCGCTGGTGCGCAGGCCGGTTTCGGTGATCGTCTCGATCGGTGTCTCGTTGAGGTCGATCAGGTGGACATTGTCCTGATTGTAGACCTCGAAATAGCCCGTATCGACGACCAGGCGCTTCGTGCCGAAGGGGTAGGTCTTCGGGATCAGCAGGTCTGCCGTGTGCGGATCCTTGACGATGCCGCGGATCTTGCCGGCAACGAAATCTGCCAGCAGCTTGTTGGCCGCCGGATCGACGCCCGTATCGGCATAAGGCGCGCCGACGCAGAAGCCGCCCTTCGCCCAGCGGCGCTCGAATTCGCGCTGGCGGTCCTCTTCCGATTGCTCCAGGGCCAGGTCTTCGCCCGCTTCCAGCGCCACGATCCCGATGCCGGATTCCCTCTGCTGCTGGCGGTAGTCTTCCCGGTTGGCCAGCCAGTCTTCCCGCACCGACGGATCCAGCGGGCGGTTGTGCGCCGGTACGCTGTAGTTCGGTGTGCGCTGGAAGACGTAGAGCTCTTCGACCTGAGGCGCGATGGTTGTGATCGTCTGGATGCCGGACGAGCCGGTGCCGATGATGCCGACCCGCTTGCCTGTGAGATCGGTGTCATCGGGCCAGGTGGCCGTGCTCAGCGTCTCGCCCTTGAAATTTCCGGCGCCCGGAATGTCCGGTGTTTTCGCAGCCGAGAGACAGCCCGTCGCCATGACACAGTATCGTGCCTCGATGGTCTCGCCCTGGTCCGTCATGATCCGCCATAGTCCGGACTGGTCATCGTATCGTGCGGACTCAACACGCGTATTGAAGCTGATATCGCGGCGCAGGTCGAACCGGTCTGCGATGTGATTGGCATAGTCCAGAAGCTCGCCCTGCGGCGCATAACGCTCGGTCCACTGCCATTCTTCTTCCAGGTCTTTCGAGAAGGAGAAGGAGTACTCCTGGCTCTCGATGTCCACGCGCGCGCCGGGATACCGGTTCCAGAACCAGGTCCCCCCGACGTCGCTGCCCGCCTCGAAGACGTGCGCGTTCAGTCCCATGCCGCGCAGCCTGTGCAGCATGTACATGCCGGCAAAGCCTGCGCCGACGATCACGGCATCGTATTTCGTTGTTTTTGCAGGTGCTTTTCCTGCATCGGTCCCTTTGGAATCCGACATGTTTTTTCCTCCCGCTGCAGTACAGCAAGACGGAATTTATCACACGATTCAGTTTTGGGAGCCTGTCACGCTGGGGCAGCCTGTTCAGAGCAGGTCGTCACGGCCCGAGTCGCGCAGCGCGGACACCACTTTGCCGACATCCTGCGTCCGGTCCTTCGAGGCCACCAGGATGCGCCCGCCGTCCACGACGACGCAGAGATCCTGCACGCCGACAAGCGCCACCATATGGTCGGCATCCGACAGGACCGTACAGCCCTCGGCATCGATGGAAACCGGCGGATTGGCGCTGTCCTGCTTGCGGATCGCGCCGATCATTCCCCATGTGCCGATATCGTTCCATTGGCAGTCCAGCGGCGCGTAGATCGCGGCCTTGGAGGTCTGCTCCATCACTGCATAGTCCACAGAGGTGGAGCGGACAGCCATGAAGCATTCGGGATCGAGCAGGATGTTGCCGTCCGGATGCGTGGCCGCTTCGAGCGCCGCGGACGCAGCATCCAGGATGTCCGGTGCATGAGTCTCGAGTTCGTCGATCATCACGGACGCCGGGAACAGGAAGATACCGGCATTCCAGCTGAAAGCCGGATCGGCGATATATTTCATCGCGGTTTCAGCGCTCGGCTTTTCCTTGAATTCCGTCACCGTGTAGAGCGCGCCGTCAATCGCCTCGCCGCGCTGGATGTATCCGAAGCCCGTTTCGGGCCGGTCGGGCTTGATTCCGAAAGTGGTGATATGGCCGGACTTGGCCATCCGGGCCGCCTCGGTCACAGCCGAAACGAAGACATCGGGCTGGCCGATGAAATGGTCAGACGGCAGCAGCAGGGCGAGGCCGTCCGGATCCTGTTCGGCGATGTGGCGGGCCGCAACGGCCGCGACGGCCGCCGTATTGCGTGCCATGGGTTCAAGGATCACGGCGCCCGGCTCCACGCCGATTTCGGCCAGTTGCTCCCGGACAAGACCTGCATAACGCTGGTTGGAGATGATGACCGGCGGGGCGAAATCTTCGCCCTTCAGCCGCAGGACGGTGTCCTGGAACACCGTCTTGTCGGTCACCAGCCGGTGGAACTGTTTGGGGTGCGCCTGCACGGACACCGGCCAGAGACGCGTGCCCGCGCCGCCGCACATGATTACGGGATAGATCCGCATGGTCTTCCTTTCGCCGTCGCCGGCTTTGGCCTCACTCCGGCTGACGCCTGTTGTCAGGCGCCGAGGAAGCCGTTCTCCCGGAGGTAGTCCAGAATTTCCTCGGCAGCGTCATCAGGGCTCCGGTCCACCGTGTCAATCCGGAGCTCCGGATTCTCGGGTGCTTCATAGGGGCTCGATATACCGGTGAAATTCTTGATCTCTCCTGAACGCGCCTTCTTATAGAGGCCTTTGACGTCACGCTGCTCGGCGACGTCGAGCGGCGTGTCGACATGGATCTCGATGAACTCGCCGTCTTCCATCAGGTTCCGGGCCATGCGCCGCTCGGCCCGGAAGGGGGAGATGAAGGAGACGAGCGTGATGAGACCGGCGTCGGACATCAGCTTGGCGACATTGGCGACCCGGCGGATATTTTCCACACGGTCCGCATCGGTAAAGCCGAGATCGCGGTTCAGGCCGTGGCGGACATTGTCGCCGTCCAGTGAGAAGGAATGTTTGCCAATGGCGAACAGCCGCTTCTGCAGCGCGTTTGCAATGGTGGATTTCCCCGATCCGGACAGGCCCGTGAACCAGAGCACGGCAGGTTTCTGGCCTTTCTGTTCGGCCAATGCGTTCCGGTCCACATCCATGGCTTGCCAATGGATGTTGGACGCGCGGCGCAGGGCAAAATCAATCAGACCCAGGCCGACTGTGTCATTGCTCATCCGGTCGATCAGGATAAAGCCGCCGAGATTGCGATTGACGTCATAAGGGTCGAACGTGATCGGCTGGTCGAGCGAGATCGTCGTCACACCGATCTGATTCAGTTCGAGCGTTTTTGCAGGAACGTCTGACAAGGTATTGACGTCAATGCCGTATTTCGGAGCGTTCACGGTCGCGGTGACCGTCTTGGCGCCGATCTTCAGCAGGTAACGCCGGCCCGGCAGGAGCGGGGCCTCGTTCATCCAGAGGATACGGACCTGGAACTGGTCGGACACTTCGGTGGGATCATCCGCTGTCACGATGGCGTCGCCGCGCGAGGCGTCGATTTCGTCCGTCAGGGTCAGCGTCACGGACTGGCCGGCGATGGCTTCCTGCAGGTCGCCATCGGCCGTCACGATGCGGTCGATGGTGGATTGTTTGCCGGACGGCATGGATTTGACCCGGTCGCCGGGCTTCACCGTGCCGGATGCGATCTGGCCTGAGAAGCCACGGAAATCGAGGTTCGGACGGTTCACCCATTGCACGGGCATGCGGAAGGCAGCGCTGAGGCGCCGGTCGCCTACCGGAACGTTTTCCAGATATTCCATGAGGGCCGGGCCTTCGTACCAATCCGTTTCATTGGATCGGCTGGTGATGTTAACCCCGGCGAGGGCCGACATCGGAATTGGCTGGATCTCAAGGTCGGTCGCAAGCTCGTCCGCGAAGGCGTAGAAGTCATCGACGATGTCGTTGAAGATCGTCTCGTCATAGCCGACCAGGTCCATCTTGTTCACCGCGAGGACGAGGCGGCGGATGCCGAGCAGCGTCGTGATGAAGGCGTGCCGGCGCGTCTGTGTCAGGATGCCTTTGCGGGCATCGATCATCAGGATGGCAACGTCTGCCGTCGAAGCGCCGGTTGCCATGTTGCGCGTGTACTGTTCGTGGCCGGGCGTGTCGGCGACGATAAATTTGCGTTTGTCCGTGGCGAAGAAACGGTAGGCAACATCGATGGTG
This is a stretch of genomic DNA from Hyphomonas adhaerens MHS-3. It encodes these proteins:
- a CDS encoding NAD(P)H-dependent glycerol-3-phosphate dehydrogenase, with amino-acid sequence MTTHFKKFGVIGGGAWGTAIAQMLTREGQDVLIWCREPDVAEAINTAHENTAFLSGVALKPALKATSDLADLAGMDAVFAVAPAQHTRATLKALKGTLKPGTPVVLCSKGIELATGEFMTQVLKDELPDAVPAVMSGPSFAIDVARGLPTAVTFAIEDEALGTELIAAISTPTFRPYLAHDLLGAEIGGAVKNVLAIACGIALGKGLGRSAHAALIARGSAEMTRLALKLGAERETLAGLSGLGDLVLTCSSETSRNMSCGMALGKGESLQSILDARNAVTEGVATAPVLRKLAAEHGVEMPICDAVAAVIEGEISVDEAIVRLLMRPNRAEAVTA
- a CDS encoding acetyl-CoA acetyltransferase, whose protein sequence is MAKGDLPVLVGVGQSLSQWDGTAGPAGAPSPLSLMVDASKAALDDTGAAGIAGAIDTLAVVRIFEDSVRGAPHPHGHNTNLPGTLARDIGAAPANLIYETVGGQSPQALVNEMAAKVFEGEIECALISGSEANRASKGARRNGVEINWADEADAEYEDRGTGPMMLSREEIKHGIVAPAYFYAMFENAIAGREGRSRSEHRKAMAELFQPFTAVAAKNPYSQFPVERSVEFLSTPSKANYEYADPFLKWFIAQDAVNQGAAAIVMSSSKADELGIAEGKRVYLHGAGEGSDDFISVRPRLDGSFAMEAAISRALDQSGKTAADMAHFDLYSCFPCAVFSSTQALGVDWKTDKRPLTLTGGLPFFGGPGNNYSLHGIAEMVAKLRGDAGAFGLVLANGGWMTKEAVGVYSTARPAEFTPVARYARPAEEIDVCSEDCVAKLETFTVTHGKEGPNKGIIFARLPDGRRALANASPAALAVLREDASPVGRSVKIMVEGETGTFDFA
- a CDS encoding flavin-containing monooxygenase; its protein translation is MSDSKGTDAGKAPAKTTKYDAVIVGAGFAGMYMLHRLRGMGLNAHVFEAGSDVGGTWFWNRYPGARVDIESQEYSFSFSKDLEEEWQWTERYAPQGELLDYANHIADRFDLRRDISFNTRVESARYDDQSGLWRIMTDQGETIEARYCVMATGCLSAAKTPDIPGAGNFKGETLSTATWPDDTDLTGKRVGIIGTGSSGIQTITTIAPQVEELYVFQRTPNYSVPAHNRPLDPSVREDWLANREDYRQQQRESGIGIVALEAGEDLALEQSEEDRQREFERRWAKGGFCVGAPYADTGVDPAANKLLADFVAGKIRGIVKDPHTADLLIPKTYPFGTKRLVVDTGYFEVYNQDNVHLIDLNETPIETITETGLRTSERDYEFDTLIYAIGFDAMTGALDRIDIRGRDGLKLKDKWAAGPLTYLGLTVSGFPNMFMITGPGSPSVLSNMIVSIEQHVDWIADCIHDMGERQLTVVEATPEAEAEWVAHVNEIADTTLYPQANSWYLGANVPGKPRVFMPYVGGVGVYREVCDEVAANGYKGFTLSRAPAEAS
- a CDS encoding mannose-1-phosphate guanylyltransferase; this encodes MRIYPVIMCGGAGTRLWPVSVQAHPKQFHRLVTDKTVFQDTVLRLKGEDFAPPVIISNQRYAGLVREQLAEIGVEPGAVILEPMARNTAAVAAVAARHIAEQDPDGLALLLPSDHFIGQPDVFVSAVTEAARMAKSGHITTFGIKPDRPETGFGYIQRGEAIDGALYTVTEFKEKPSAETAMKYIADPAFSWNAGIFLFPASVMIDELETHAPDILDAASAALEAATHPDGNILLDPECFMAVRSTSVDYAVMEQTSKAAIYAPLDCQWNDIGTWGMIGAIRKQDSANPPVSIDAEGCTVLSDADHMVALVGVQDLCVVVDGGRILVASKDRTQDVGKVVSALRDSGRDDLL
- the cysN gene encoding sulfate adenylyltransferase subunit CysN, translated to MRLTDDLIATDIGAYLEKHENKSLLRFITCGSVDDGKSTLIGRLLYDSKMIFEDQLASLEADSKKVGTQGENIDFALLVDGLAAEREQGITIDVAYRFFATDKRKFIVADTPGHEQYTRNMATGASTADVAILMIDARKGILTQTRRHAFITTLLGIRRLVLAVNKMDLVGYDETIFNDIVDDFYAFADELATDLEIQPIPMSALAGVNITSRSNETDWYEGPALMEYLENVPVGDRRLSAAFRMPVQWVNRPNLDFRGFSGQIASGTVKPGDRVKSMPSGKQSTIDRIVTADGDLQEAIAGQSVTLTLTDEIDASRGDAIVTADDPTEVSDQFQVRILWMNEAPLLPGRRYLLKIGAKTVTATVNAPKYGIDVNTLSDVPAKTLELNQIGVTTISLDQPITFDPYDVNRNLGGFILIDRMSNDTVGLGLIDFALRRASNIHWQAMDVDRNALAEQKGQKPAVLWFTGLSGSGKSTIANALQKRLFAIGKHSFSLDGDNVRHGLNRDLGFTDADRVENIRRVANVAKLMSDAGLITLVSFISPFRAERRMARNLMEDGEFIEIHVDTPLDVAEQRDVKGLYKKARSGEIKNFTGISSPYEAPENPELRIDTVDRSPDDAAEEILDYLRENGFLGA